The Halogeometricum rufum genome has a segment encoding these proteins:
- a CDS encoding HalOD1 output domain-containing protein produces MRDEHTTPATPEMLPESIVSLVAELEGVGVTDIPPLASVVDPDALVALFDGPESASSSVVEFDYAGYRIVVRGDGNVRALEATPATGTGLCNAD; encoded by the coding sequence ATGAGGGATGAACATACGACGCCAGCCACTCCCGAGATGCTGCCGGAATCCATCGTCTCGCTGGTCGCAGAGCTAGAGGGCGTCGGCGTCACAGACATTCCACCGCTCGCGTCCGTCGTCGACCCGGACGCACTCGTCGCACTCTTCGACGGACCCGAGAGTGCCAGTTCGAGCGTCGTCGAGTTCGACTACGCCGGCTACCGAATCGTCGTCCGCGGAGACGGCAACGTCCGTGCGCTCGAAGCGACGCCGGCCACCGGCACCGGTCTCTGCAACGCCGACTGA
- a CDS encoding HFX_2341 family transcriptional regulator domain-containing protein gives MVSGLPSGRRVHIAPLGYERDRVVEPVRTEVADVVYLLVDDPDRTDDDHGDVDTDADWSSPDAEDVTWPAATAYQRAVREELDDFCDARGVPVDIHNVYDVMGVTTTIAATHGDDQVFVNISTGTNVAAVGAAIACMTTAALPYSVEPESYAHDVDDGPRSSGVASIDRVPDYPIEAPTREQVHIMGYIYEQTVENPYSLNKRSLIQRANDYGLPFLANYSTESRQSEYRRLDAAIVDPLVEKGYLRLEPAGKQKNVALTETGISVYRAFQHKVGVE, from the coding sequence ATGGTTAGCGGACTTCCCTCCGGCCGGCGCGTGCACATCGCACCGCTCGGTTACGAACGCGACCGCGTCGTCGAACCCGTCCGCACGGAGGTCGCCGACGTGGTCTACCTCCTCGTCGACGACCCCGACCGGACCGACGACGACCACGGGGACGTGGACACCGACGCTGACTGGTCCTCGCCGGACGCGGAGGACGTGACGTGGCCGGCGGCGACGGCGTACCAGCGCGCGGTCCGAGAGGAACTCGACGACTTCTGCGACGCGCGCGGCGTCCCCGTGGACATCCACAACGTCTACGACGTGATGGGCGTCACCACCACCATCGCGGCGACCCACGGCGACGACCAGGTGTTCGTCAACATCTCCACGGGGACGAACGTCGCCGCCGTCGGCGCGGCCATCGCCTGCATGACCACCGCCGCCCTCCCCTACAGCGTCGAACCCGAGTCGTACGCGCACGACGTGGACGACGGCCCCCGTTCCAGCGGCGTCGCCAGCATCGACCGCGTCCCCGACTACCCCATCGAGGCGCCGACCCGCGAACAGGTCCACATCATGGGCTACATCTACGAACAGACGGTCGAGAACCCCTACAGCCTCAACAAGCGGAGCCTCATCCAGCGCGCGAACGACTACGGCCTGCCGTTCCTCGCCAACTACTCGACCGAGAGCAGACAGTCGGAGTACCGCCGCCTCGACGCGGCCATCGTCGACCCACTCGTCGAGAAGGGCTACCTCCGCCTCGAACCCGCGGGCAAGCAGAAGAACGTCGCGCTGACCGAGACGGGCATCAGCGTCTACCGCGCGTTCCAGCACAAGGTCGGCGTCGAGTAG
- a CDS encoding DUF7350 domain-containing protein — protein MTRRRLLGTLGTGALVGSAGCLGALGFEEQSAWRDPPLVEDRPNAVYVPAITEGMGMYGKTTAGPYGVALTYSYPHRFWTLTGSDLSKTVVESDDSVHLMASLWDAETGTALPLDSGVTIEVTRGDELVTEEVAYPMLSQQMGLHYGSNYALDGEGEYEVRVRVGGVSLRRTGGFEGRFEAAETATFAVEFDTDELYDVPIERPENPGERGAIPPMEMAGVPVGRASEPDALPGRHLGRATSGDAVFHAFAVDEGRFGDGTYLYVSPRTPYNRIVLPMMGLDATLARGGDAVAETGLRRTLDPELGYHYGASVSSVEPGDELRVAVAVPPQVARHDGYETAFLDMDPVTFTVPE, from the coding sequence ATCACTCGTCGCCGACTGCTCGGAACGCTCGGAACCGGCGCGCTCGTCGGGAGCGCCGGCTGTCTCGGCGCGCTCGGATTCGAGGAGCAGTCGGCGTGGCGCGACCCGCCACTCGTCGAGGACCGCCCGAACGCCGTCTACGTCCCCGCCATCACCGAGGGGATGGGGATGTACGGCAAGACGACGGCCGGCCCGTACGGCGTCGCGCTGACGTACTCCTACCCCCACCGCTTCTGGACGCTGACGGGGTCGGACCTGTCGAAGACCGTCGTCGAGTCCGACGACTCCGTCCACCTGATGGCGTCGCTGTGGGACGCCGAGACCGGGACCGCACTCCCGTTGGACTCCGGCGTCACCATCGAGGTGACGCGGGGCGACGAACTCGTCACCGAGGAGGTGGCCTACCCGATGCTCTCCCAGCAGATGGGACTGCACTACGGGTCGAACTACGCGCTGGACGGCGAGGGAGAGTACGAGGTGCGCGTCCGCGTCGGCGGCGTCTCCCTGCGCCGAACGGGCGGCTTCGAGGGGCGCTTCGAGGCGGCCGAGACGGCGACGTTCGCCGTCGAGTTCGACACCGACGAGTTGTACGACGTCCCCATCGAGCGACCGGAGAACCCCGGCGAACGCGGGGCGATTCCGCCGATGGAGATGGCGGGCGTCCCCGTCGGGCGCGCGTCCGAACCCGACGCCCTCCCCGGCCGCCACCTCGGACGGGCGACGAGCGGTGACGCCGTCTTCCACGCGTTCGCCGTCGACGAGGGGCGGTTCGGCGACGGCACGTACCTGTACGTCTCGCCGCGGACGCCGTACAACCGTATCGTCCTGCCGATGATGGGCCTCGACGCGACGCTGGCGCGCGGCGGCGACGCCGTCGCGGAGACGGGCCTGCGCAGGACGCTCGACCCGGAACTCGGCTACCACTACGGAGCGTCGGTGTCGTCGGTCGAACCGGGCGACGAACTGCGCGTCGCCGTCGCCGTCCCGCCGCAGGTGGCGCGCCACGACGGCTACGAGACGGCGTTCCTCGACATGGACCCGGTCACGTTCACCGTCCCCGAGTGA
- a CDS encoding DNA-binding protein, whose amino-acid sequence MTETTHATTDRETGATDATDAHTCRVCGRAFPESHLLVLHRGVRHPNRLTETERDEYREAYRTEEREIRSFRLRALAVLVVLYFGFLFLYVGFAG is encoded by the coding sequence ATGACGGAGACGACGCACGCGACGACAGACCGCGAGACGGGCGCGACGGACGCGACGGACGCGCACACCTGCCGGGTCTGCGGCCGCGCGTTCCCCGAGTCGCACCTGCTCGTCCTCCACCGCGGCGTGCGCCACCCGAACCGCCTCACCGAGACGGAGCGGGACGAGTACCGCGAGGCCTACCGGACGGAGGAGCGCGAGATTCGCTCGTTCCGACTCCGGGCCCTCGCCGTCCTCGTCGTCCTCTACTTCGGCTTCCTGTTCCTCTACGTCGGGTTCGCGGGGTGA
- a CDS encoding 5'-deoxyadenosine deaminase yields the protein MLLAGTVIADSATVLEDGAVVVEGDRIRAVGDRETVADAHPDHEVREFDLLIPGLVGGHVHSVQSLGRGIADDASLLDWLFDHVLPMEASLDAAGMRTAAELGYLELLESGTTTVVDHLSVSHAAEAFEAAGELGIRGRLGKVLMDRRAPDGLREDTGEALAETERLLQTYHGSHDGRIRYAVTPRFAVSCTEECLRGARELADRYDDVTIHTHASENHDEVATVEEDTGMRNIEWLHEVGLTGEDVVLAHCVHTTDRERELLAETGTNVTYCPSSNMKLASGIAPVVDYLDRGVTVALGNDGPPCNNTLDPFTEMRQASLLQKVDHLDPQATPAQVVFEMATVNGARAAGFEEVGALREGWKADVVALDTDVTRATPLHDPLSHLVFAAHGDDVTFTMVDGDVVYDEAFGGLQTGDADEIRRRAREVEFDGKPA from the coding sequence ATGCTCCTCGCTGGAACCGTCATCGCCGACTCCGCGACCGTCCTCGAAGACGGCGCCGTCGTCGTCGAGGGCGACCGCATCCGCGCCGTCGGCGACCGGGAGACGGTGGCCGACGCCCACCCCGACCACGAAGTCCGGGAGTTCGACCTGCTGATTCCGGGCCTCGTCGGCGGCCACGTCCACTCCGTCCAGAGCCTCGGGCGCGGTATCGCCGACGACGCCTCGCTGCTCGATTGGCTGTTCGACCACGTCCTCCCGATGGAGGCGTCGCTGGACGCCGCGGGGATGCGGACGGCCGCGGAGTTGGGCTACCTCGAACTGCTGGAGAGCGGCACCACCACCGTCGTCGACCATCTCTCGGTCTCCCACGCCGCCGAGGCGTTCGAGGCGGCGGGCGAACTCGGCATCCGCGGCCGACTCGGGAAGGTGCTGATGGACCGGCGCGCGCCCGACGGCCTCAGAGAGGACACCGGCGAGGCCCTCGCGGAGACCGAACGCCTGCTGCAGACGTACCACGGGAGCCACGACGGCCGGATTCGCTACGCGGTGACGCCGCGGTTCGCCGTCAGTTGCACCGAGGAGTGCCTCCGCGGCGCGCGCGAGCTAGCCGACCGGTACGACGACGTGACCATCCACACCCACGCCAGCGAGAACCACGACGAAGTCGCCACCGTCGAGGAGGACACCGGGATGCGCAACATCGAGTGGTTGCACGAAGTCGGCCTGACGGGGGAAGACGTCGTCCTCGCGCACTGCGTCCACACGACGGACAGAGAGCGCGAACTGCTCGCGGAGACGGGGACGAACGTCACGTACTGCCCCTCCTCGAACATGAAACTCGCCTCCGGCATCGCCCCCGTCGTCGACTACCTGGACCGCGGCGTCACCGTCGCCCTCGGCAACGACGGCCCGCCGTGCAACAACACGCTCGACCCGTTCACCGAGATGCGACAGGCGAGCCTCCTCCAGAAGGTCGACCACCTCGACCCGCAGGCGACGCCGGCGCAGGTCGTCTTCGAGATGGCGACGGTGAACGGCGCGCGGGCGGCCGGGTTCGAGGAGGTGGGCGCACTCCGGGAGGGGTGGAAGGCCGACGTGGTCGCCCTCGACACGGACGTGACGCGAGCGACGCCCCTCCACGACCCCCTCTCGCACCTCGTCTTCGCGGCCCACGGCGACGACGTGACGTTCACGATGGTCGACGGCGACGTCGTCTACGACGAGGCGTTCGGCGGCCTCCAGACGGGCGACGCCGACGAGATTCGCCGCCGCGCCCGCGAGGTGGAGTTCGACGGCAAACCGGCCTGA
- a CDS encoding DNA-methyltransferase, which produces MESRHRVVVGDARQMSTVADDAVELVVTSPPYPMVEMWDDLFSDLAAGVEPALRDGDGDAAFEAMHGVLDEVWAEVERVLVPGGIACINVGDATRSVGDSFRVYPNHARVTDAFCELGFEPLPDVLWRKPTNSAAKFMGSGMIPPNAYVTLEHEYVLVFRNGTDSRSFAPGEARRYESAYFWEERNAWFTDVWTEVTGTAQAVDAETRASSGVPAEPVEDGAARVTDAPDGGVTDDTTGGETTDDAANGTGNDDAVVGTIDADRRDELRDRTAAFPFEIPYRLVNMYSVYGDTVLDPFFGTGTTSLAAMVAGRDSVGYELEDAFVEAFDARAAGAPTLSREVVEARLDAHRAFVEDRRASGDSLGYDAEHYDFPVVTKQERELLFRVVSEVRREGDEWVATHETV; this is translated from the coding sequence GTGGAGTCTCGACACCGCGTCGTCGTCGGCGACGCACGGCAGATGAGCACCGTGGCCGACGACGCCGTCGAACTCGTCGTCACCTCGCCCCCGTACCCGATGGTGGAGATGTGGGACGACCTGTTCTCGGACCTCGCGGCGGGCGTCGAACCCGCCCTCCGCGACGGCGACGGCGACGCGGCGTTCGAGGCGATGCACGGCGTCCTCGACGAGGTGTGGGCCGAAGTCGAACGCGTCCTCGTGCCGGGCGGCATCGCCTGCATCAACGTCGGGGACGCCACGCGCTCCGTCGGTGACAGTTTCCGAGTCTACCCGAACCACGCCCGCGTGACCGACGCCTTCTGCGAACTCGGCTTCGAACCCCTCCCGGACGTGCTCTGGCGCAAACCGACCAACAGCGCCGCGAAGTTCATGGGAAGCGGGATGATACCGCCGAACGCCTACGTGACGCTCGAACACGAGTACGTGCTGGTGTTCCGCAACGGCACCGACTCGCGGTCGTTCGCGCCCGGCGAGGCGCGCCGCTACGAGTCGGCGTACTTCTGGGAGGAGCGAAACGCGTGGTTCACCGACGTGTGGACCGAGGTGACCGGCACCGCGCAAGCCGTCGACGCGGAAACGCGCGCGTCGTCCGGTGTGCCGGCGGAACCGGTCGAGGACGGGGCCGCGCGCGTCACCGACGCACCGGACGGCGGCGTCACGGACGACACCACGGGCGGCGAAACCACGGACGACGCCGCGAACGGCACCGGGAACGACGACGCCGTCGTCGGGACCATCGACGCCGACCGGCGGGACGAACTCCGCGACCGGACGGCGGCGTTCCCGTTCGAGATTCCGTACCGGCTGGTGAACATGTACTCGGTGTACGGCGACACGGTGTTGGACCCCTTCTTCGGTACCGGAACCACGTCGCTGGCCGCGATGGTCGCCGGGCGCGACTCCGTCGGCTACGAACTCGAAGACGCCTTCGTGGAGGCGTTCGACGCCCGCGCGGCGGGCGCGCCGACGCTCTCGCGCGAGGTGGTCGAGGCGCGACTGGACGCCCACCGCGCGTTCGTCGAGGACCGCCGCGCGTCGGGCGACTCCCTCGGGTACGACGCCGAACACTACGACTTCCCGGTCGTGACGAAGCAGGAACGGGAACTCCTGTTCCGCGTCGTCTCGGAGGTCCGACGCGAGGGCGACGAGTGGGTCGCCACGCACGAGACGGTGTAG
- a CDS encoding DUF5786 family protein — MGFGSYDESEQERQQSNDDEDESEGVAAHEHEHEGTVTVESDVSTDALIDRLGEMKDEE, encoded by the coding sequence ATGGGCTTCGGAAGCTACGACGAATCCGAGCAGGAACGGCAGCAATCGAACGACGACGAGGACGAGTCCGAGGGCGTCGCCGCCCACGAACACGAACACGAGGGGACGGTCACCGTCGAGAGCGACGTCTCGACGGACGCCCTCATCGACCGACTCGGCGAGATGAAGGACGAGGAGTAG
- a CDS encoding NADPH-dependent FMN reductase family protein has translation MRNQEFETDDLGDAELTDWESVVSFAGEFAVFVEERLSEAVEAD, from the coding sequence GTGAGGAATCAGGAATTCGAGACGGACGACTTGGGGGACGCCGAACTCACCGACTGGGAATCGGTCGTGTCGTTCGCCGGTGAGTTCGCCGTGTTCGTCGAGGAACGACTGAGCGAGGCGGTCGAAGCAGACTGA
- a CDS encoding flavodoxin domain-containing protein has product MVGASVHCGRQQKPVRRWVETNRDVLERKPNGFFQVSGASGAKNDAGLAEAAGYVDEFVDATNWRPDRIALFSGALRFSEYGFLEERC; this is encoded by the coding sequence TTGGTCGGCGCGTCGGTCCACTGTGGGAGACAACAGAAGCCGGTTAGGAGGTGGGTCGAAACGAATCGCGACGTACTGGAGAGAAAGCCGAACGGGTTCTTCCAAGTCTCCGGTGCGTCCGGGGCGAAGAACGACGCGGGACTCGCGGAGGCGGCGGGATATGTAGACGAGTTCGTCGACGCCACGAACTGGCGACCCGACAGAATCGCCCTCTTCAGCGGCGCGCTACGCTTCTCAGAGTACGGGTTTCTCGAGGAGCGCTGCTGA
- a CDS encoding cupin domain-containing protein, producing the protein MDRRADQDGPEPGELDGARAQREGNVLPADRTYGVVSTAGALLDRMDRLSDEYQSTVSDDSTDNDLVRYPNTIEDPSTGARITFLERGTDEQGVYLLMDGALPPGTDSGPARLHPRAETRSEVTAGRADVTVRGESHTLLPGESLTIAPGEAHSIRNGGTDTLVVRTTLRPPGEFEAAIRALYEAGAGGRPGLFAVAAVLSHHRADVRLAGIPWWLQRPLLSALAGIATVLGRNPLT; encoded by the coding sequence GTGGACCGACGCGCCGACCAAGACGGCCCCGAACCCGGCGAACTCGACGGGGCGAGGGCACAGAGAGAAGGCAACGTCCTGCCAGCGGACAGAACGTACGGAGTAGTTAGTACCGCTGGAGCACTACTGGATCGGATGGACCGACTTTCGGACGAGTATCAGTCGACGGTATCAGATGATTCTACGGACAACGATTTAGTTAGGTACCCGAACACTATCGAGGACCCGTCGACGGGGGCACGTATCACGTTCCTCGAACGGGGTACCGACGAACAGGGGGTGTACCTGCTGATGGACGGTGCTCTCCCGCCGGGAACAGACAGCGGGCCCGCCCGTCTTCACCCGCGGGCGGAGACACGCTCGGAGGTCACGGCGGGCCGGGCCGACGTGACCGTTCGCGGTGAATCCCACACACTGCTCCCCGGCGAGTCGCTGACTATCGCACCCGGAGAGGCCCACAGCATCCGAAACGGCGGCACCGACACGCTCGTCGTTCGGACGACGCTCCGCCCGCCCGGCGAGTTCGAAGCCGCGATTCGAGCGCTCTACGAGGCCGGTGCGGGGGGACGCCCGGGCCTGTTTGCGGTGGCGGCGGTGCTCTCTCACCACCGAGCGGACGTGCGTCTCGCAGGGATCCCGTGGTGGCTCCAGCGCCCCCTCCTGAGTGCGCTCGCTGGGATTGCAACAGTACTCGGTCGAAACCCGCTCACGTAG
- a CDS encoding DUF4386 family protein — translation MSRWNYLRVGGLAALTEAAIYVAGIAYFLVVLDFANVTAPLQQIELFVANQTSLYAMYLLIYVVFGVVLVALVLSLHARLKTDAPMLMGATTAFGLIWAGLVIASGMVANIATGVVVDLYGTDPTQATTVWLAVSPVIDGLGGGNEIVGGIWTLLVSVAALRTRALHRVLNYFGLVVGTAGILSAIPALGEVGGGIFGLTQIVWFVGLGVLLLRASRRETAPGPR, via the coding sequence GTGAGTCGGTGGAACTACCTGCGGGTCGGTGGTCTGGCAGCGCTAACCGAGGCGGCGATCTACGTGGCCGGCATCGCGTACTTCCTCGTCGTCCTTGACTTTGCGAACGTTACCGCGCCGCTCCAGCAGATCGAACTGTTCGTGGCGAACCAGACGAGTCTGTACGCGATGTACCTACTCATCTACGTGGTCTTCGGCGTCGTTCTGGTAGCGCTCGTCTTGTCACTCCACGCGCGCCTCAAGACCGACGCACCGATGCTGATGGGGGCGACGACCGCGTTCGGGCTGATTTGGGCCGGGCTCGTCATCGCCAGTGGGATGGTCGCCAACATCGCCACGGGCGTCGTCGTAGATCTGTACGGCACGGACCCGACCCAAGCAACGACGGTCTGGCTAGCGGTCAGTCCGGTTATCGACGGGTTAGGCGGTGGAAACGAAATCGTCGGCGGCATCTGGACACTCCTCGTGAGCGTGGCCGCGCTCCGGACGCGGGCACTGCACCGGGTGCTGAACTACTTCGGTCTCGTGGTCGGCACGGCGGGCATCCTCTCGGCCATCCCGGCACTCGGCGAGGTCGGTGGTGGCATCTTCGGTCTCACGCAGATCGTCTGGTTCGTCGGCCTCGGCGTCCTCCTGCTACGCGCCAGTCGGCGTGAGACGGCACCCGGACCACGCTGA
- a CDS encoding DUF7553 family protein, with amino-acid sequence MNRHFEDAWYYLRRAGEHLAVGLREEAEPVERRVRKALGREREAEPEPTGRERIESELRTVPRRAGRGGKKAIRKAQGRIQRYRGGASE; translated from the coding sequence ATGAACAGACACTTCGAAGACGCGTGGTACTACCTCCGACGGGCGGGAGAACACCTCGCGGTCGGACTGCGAGAGGAGGCCGAACCGGTCGAACGACGCGTTCGAAAGGCGCTCGGACGCGAACGCGAAGCGGAACCGGAACCGACCGGCCGCGAGCGCATCGAGTCCGAACTTCGGACCGTCCCGCGTCGCGCCGGACGCGGCGGGAAGAAGGCGATTCGGAAGGCCCAGGGGCGCATCCAGCGCTACCGCGGCGGCGCGAGCGAGTGA
- a CDS encoding cob(I)yrinic acid a,c-diamide adenosyltransferase, with product MKIYTGRGDEGMTDLQDMSRVSKTSPRIEAYGTVDEANALVGSVRPTGYDDVDEKLERIQNHLHVVQADFANPDPDGDDPVVTGEHVAELESFIDEAEEELDPLTSFVLPGGGDAGAKLHHARAVSRRAERRAVALAADQPVNEQAIRYLNRLSDALFVFARLVNKRDGVPEESPTY from the coding sequence ATGAAGATATACACCGGGCGCGGCGACGAGGGGATGACCGACCTGCAGGACATGTCGCGGGTGTCGAAGACGAGTCCCCGCATCGAAGCGTACGGGACTGTCGACGAGGCGAACGCCCTCGTGGGGAGCGTCCGACCGACCGGGTACGACGACGTGGACGAGAAACTCGAACGCATCCAGAACCACCTCCACGTCGTGCAGGCGGACTTCGCGAACCCGGACCCCGACGGCGACGACCCGGTCGTCACGGGCGAACACGTCGCGGAACTGGAGTCGTTCATCGACGAGGCCGAGGAGGAACTCGACCCGCTCACGTCGTTCGTCCTCCCCGGTGGCGGGGACGCGGGGGCGAAACTCCACCACGCGCGGGCGGTGTCGCGCCGCGCCGAACGCCGCGCCGTCGCACTCGCGGCCGACCAACCGGTGAACGAGCAGGCGATTCGGTACCTCAACCGCCTCTCGGACGCCCTGTTCGTGTTCGCGCGACTGGTGAACAAACGCGACGGCGTCCCCGAGGAGTCGCCGACGTACTGA
- a CDS encoding glutaredoxin family protein, which translates to MSITLYALDGCPYCETVHDALADAGVEYETEWVEALHSQRDEVKRVSGQRAVPVLVDEDRGVTMGESENIVRYVERTLA; encoded by the coding sequence ATGAGCATCACGCTGTACGCTCTGGACGGCTGTCCGTACTGCGAGACGGTCCACGACGCGCTGGCGGACGCGGGCGTCGAGTACGAGACCGAGTGGGTCGAGGCGCTCCACTCCCAGCGGGACGAAGTCAAGCGCGTGAGCGGTCAGCGCGCCGTCCCGGTCCTCGTGGACGAGGACCGCGGCGTGACGATGGGCGAGTCGGAGAACATCGTCCGGTACGTCGAGCGGACCCTCGCATGA